TGGCATGGGCCATGTTGTCCTGTCGCATGCGGTGGAATGCAGACCCTGTTTTCGCCGTGACTGTACCCGTGCGGTGTCCCTCGAATGTCTGACCGCCGTGCGACCGGAACAGGTCGTTCGTGCGGTCGAACAACAACTTGAGCGATCACGCAAGCCAGGATCATTGTGAACATCATCATTGCGGAATCCAGCACGGCGGTCGGCGGGCAGGAACTGGCCGTTCTGCTCCACGCGGAGCGCCTGTTGAAACGCGGCCATCGCATTCGATTGGTCCTGGAGCCGCGCAGCCCCATCATGGCCATGGCGAGAGAGCGAGGGCTTCCGGTGGAGCCGTTTGTGATGCGGCAATGGCGCCTGCCGCTGTCGATTCTGGCCTTTCGCGCGTTGCTCAAGCGGGAGCGTCCCGAGATCGTTCATGTCAACAGTTCGCGTGACAGCTGGATTGCGGCATTGTCGTCACGCTTGCTCGATCCGCGCCCCAAGGTCATTCGCACGCGGCATATTTCGGCGCCGCTCAATAACAATGTCACCACGCATTTGCTGTATCGGCGTCTCTTCGACATGGTCATCGTGACCGGGAGCGAACGGAACCGGCAGGACCTCATTCATCGAGACGGATTGGCGCCGGACCGTGTCGCTTCGTTTCCCATCGGCTTGGATGTGGAGCATTTTTCTCCGGCCAAACCTCAACACGATATCCGGGCCGAGCTGGGGATTCCCGGCGGGCATCTGTTGGTCGGGATGATTTCCTATCTGCGGGACTATAAAGGCCACCGGTATCTTGTGGAGGCGGCCGCCAAGGTGCTGAAGCAGCACCAGGGAGTGGCCTTCCTCATCGTGGGTGAAGGGCCGGAAGAGCAGAACATCCGCGCGCAGATCGACCGTCTCGGCTTGACGGCCGACGTGCGCATGTTGGGGTTTCGCGATGACCTCCTGGATGTGTTCCGGTCCTTGAATCTCTTTGTGATTCCCACGGTCGAAGGCGATACCATTCCTCAGGTGTTGATGCAGGCCCTGGCGATCGGACTTCCGGTTGTCTCGACGACCACCGGATCGATTCCCGATGTGCTGGCCGACGGGGAATCGGGGTTCATCGTCCCGCCGCGGGATGCCGATGCGTTGGCCGACCGGATCGGCCGCCTGCTGATCGATTCCGAACTTCGCGCCGCGATGGGGCGGCGGGGCCGCCAGACGGTGGTGCAGTCCTATTCGATCGACCGGATGGTGGATGAACTGGAGCGCGTCTATCGGCGGGTGATCGCATCATGATGGAACGATGGGCGGAAGCTCGCGCCTCAATCCGAAAAAGCGTGCTGTTCTGGTGGATTCTCTTCGTCGTGATGCAAATGGCGGAGCGGATGTTTCTGCTGCGCGACGCGCTCGAGCAGGAAGCTCCCAGACTGCCGCTGCTGCTCAAAACCCTCATCGTCGGTGTGCGAGGCGACTTCATTACGGCGACCTTCGCGTTAGTGCTGGCCGGGGTCGGGGCCGGAGGGTGGGCCATGCTGCGGCACGGTTGGAACGGCCTGAGACGCGCGACGCAATCCTTCCTTCTGACGTTTCGGTCCGCGCTGCATGTCGGGTGTGTGCTGACCGGCTTGTTGTTGTTTGTCCTGCTGTGCGTGGATATGGGGTACTACGGGTTCAACCGGCAGCATATGGACTTCGTGTTCCTCGAATATATCGGCGACCTGTTTGCGCCTGCGGCGACACCGGGCGCCACCAATGTGCAGGCCATGCAGCAAACCAGCGCCGAAATAGGCGCGGCAGGTAAGTGGGCGGCACGGCTCGCGCTCTTTCTGGGCATCCAGGTTGCGGCCATGGGGCTGTGGTGGTGGAGTTTTTCTCTGGCCCTTGTGCCGGCGCTGGATCGCTGGCGGCCGGGCTCGGGGTTTCAGGCGAATACCTTCCTCCTTGTCGCACTGGTGGCCGGCGGAGCCGGGTTTCACCATTCCGGCCCCTACGGGATCCGGATCGCACCGATCGGAAGCATGGTCTATTACACCTTGGCGCAGAATCCGATCCTCTTTGCGGCCGAGGCCCTGCGAATCGCGGTGGTATCACGGGGGTCGATGGAACAGCGGGCAAATGCCGAGACGATGCCCTATGAGGTGGCCGTTCAGACGGCGCAGCGATTGCTCGGCCCCGGGGAAGCGTTCGTCGATCAACGGTATCCCCTGGTCAGAACCATGGCCGCTTCCTCGGACGGTGTTCGGTTGCCCGGGCAGGCGAACATCCTGTTGGTGTTTCTCGAAGGGCTGGATCGCCGGTATCTCGAACAGAAGTACGGCGAGGTTCAGGGGACACCGTTTTTGGATCGCCTGAAGCAGGACAGCGTCTATTTCGAGAACTTTTTCTCCAACGGCGTTCAAACGTCACGGGGACTGTTTGCGACCCTCTGCAGCGCGTTTCCGCGACAAGGGGCCGCTGCGATGAAAACGCGCTATGCCCACGATTACCTCTGTCTGCCGTCGTTGTTACAGCGTCAGGGTTACCGAACGGAGATGGTGATCGGGCAGCATCGGGACCTGAACCGGCTTCAGTCATTCGTCGCGCGCAATGGTTTGCAGCAGCTGATCGACGAGGGGGATTTTCCCAAAGACGCGGAACGGATGGGCCTCGGCATCGTGGACGGCGCCTTGTTCGACCTCTGTTACGAACGCATCAAGCAACGCCAGGCGGAGGGAAAGCCGTTTTTTCTGACGACCCTCACGTTGTCGACCCACCATCCCTTCGCGGCCCCGCAGAACCATCCCGAGGTGCGTCTGCTGCAGGAACAGGTGCCGGACAAGTATGTCGGCGCTCTCCGATATACGGATCACGAGTTGGAGCGGGTGTTCACCAGACTCGTTCGCGAGGGACTCTTGCGGAATACGGTCGTCGTCGTCCTGGGTGACCATGGCCGGCACGAGCCGGTGGGGAGTAGCGACATCGAGCGAAAGGCGGGTCATTTTGCCTCGCCGCTGTTGATCTGGATGGACGAGTCGCTGCGCACTCCATCCACCTATCGCCCGCGGACGGTATCGACCATTGCCAGCCAGGTCGATGTGGCTCCGACCCTGCTGGCGCTCAACGGCATACTGCCTGCCCTGGGGGCGTTTGCCGGACGTGACCTGACCTGTCTGTTGGTGCGGGATTGCCTGCCGGACCAGGTGGCCTATCTCACCAGTGTCTACGACAATCTGGTCGGCCTGGCCAGCCCGGACGGGCTGCTATTGTATTCGTTCTCGACCGAGTCGTTTCAGGAGGCCACGCTCAATTTCGAAGCGCTCTCCGAGCACGAGTCGGGCCGGCGACGTCGGCTTGCTGCTCGCGACCTGGAGTTGATGGCCCTCTACGAGGTCGCGAATGTCGCGCTCGATTCGAATCGCCTCTGGTCCTGGCGCGAGTTCGGGGCACGATTATGATCGTGGGGGGCACAGTTTCTTGTTCGTCGTTGTTCGATAAGGATCTGCTGCTGTGAATCACATTCCGGTGTCGGCCGTGGTCATTGCCTACAACGACGAGCCCAATATGCGGGCGTGCCTGGAGTCCATCACGTGGGCGGATGAAATCATCGTGGTGGACTCTCACAGTACCGACGCCACCGAGCGGATCAGCCGGGAGTTCACCGACAAGGTCTACCAGCATGACTTTCACGGATTCGGACGCCTACGGAACGAGGCCCTGACCCATGCCACGCACGATTGGGTGTTCAGTCTGGATACCGATGAACGGGCGACGCCGGAGTTACGCGACGAGATCCGGCGCGTGCTGGCTGCCGGCCCGGAGGCCGATGCCTACTTCGTTCCCCGCAAGAATTACTTTCTCGGGCGCTGGATCAAACATTGCGGCTGGTTTCCCGACTACCGGCAGCCGCAGTTGTTTCGCAAGAGCCGGCTGCGTTATCGGGAGGAGCTCGTCCATGAAAGCTTCGATCTGGACGGGAAAATCGGCTACCTGACCGCCGCGGCCCTGCAGTACCCGTTCAGGGATATCGACCATTACTTAGCCAAGCAGGAGCGCTATTCCGATCTCATGGCACGGCGCATGGTCGAGCAGGGGCGCCCGTTCTCATGGCATCA
This is a stretch of genomic DNA from Nitrospira sp.. It encodes these proteins:
- a CDS encoding glycosyltransferase family 2 protein, giving the protein MNHIPVSAVVIAYNDEPNMRACLESITWADEIIVVDSHSTDATERISREFTDKVYQHDFHGFGRLRNEALTHATHDWVFSLDTDERATPELRDEIRRVLAAGPEADAYFVPRKNYFLGRWIKHCGWFPDYRQPQLFRKSRLRYREELVHESFDLDGKIGYLTAAALQYPFRDIDHYLAKQERYSDLMARRMVEQGRPFSWHQLVSHPCFTFLKMYVGRKGCLDGVPGLILSGLYAYYTFIKYARFWELQSRALPKGSQAATVKQG
- a CDS encoding glycosyltransferase family 4 protein, coding for MNIIIAESSTAVGGQELAVLLHAERLLKRGHRIRLVLEPRSPIMAMARERGLPVEPFVMRQWRLPLSILAFRALLKRERPEIVHVNSSRDSWIAALSSRLLDPRPKVIRTRHISAPLNNNVTTHLLYRRLFDMVIVTGSERNRQDLIHRDGLAPDRVASFPIGLDVEHFSPAKPQHDIRAELGIPGGHLLVGMISYLRDYKGHRYLVEAAAKVLKQHQGVAFLIVGEGPEEQNIRAQIDRLGLTADVRMLGFRDDLLDVFRSLNLFVIPTVEGDTIPQVLMQALAIGLPVVSTTTGSIPDVLADGESGFIVPPRDADALADRIGRLLIDSELRAAMGRRGRQTVVQSYSIDRMVDELERVYRRVIAS
- a CDS encoding sulfatase-like hydrolase/transferase, translating into MMERWAEARASIRKSVLFWWILFVVMQMAERMFLLRDALEQEAPRLPLLLKTLIVGVRGDFITATFALVLAGVGAGGWAMLRHGWNGLRRATQSFLLTFRSALHVGCVLTGLLLFVLLCVDMGYYGFNRQHMDFVFLEYIGDLFAPAATPGATNVQAMQQTSAEIGAAGKWAARLALFLGIQVAAMGLWWWSFSLALVPALDRWRPGSGFQANTFLLVALVAGGAGFHHSGPYGIRIAPIGSMVYYTLAQNPILFAAEALRIAVVSRGSMEQRANAETMPYEVAVQTAQRLLGPGEAFVDQRYPLVRTMAASSDGVRLPGQANILLVFLEGLDRRYLEQKYGEVQGTPFLDRLKQDSVYFENFFSNGVQTSRGLFATLCSAFPRQGAAAMKTRYAHDYLCLPSLLQRQGYRTEMVIGQHRDLNRLQSFVARNGLQQLIDEGDFPKDAERMGLGIVDGALFDLCYERIKQRQAEGKPFFLTTLTLSTHHPFAAPQNHPEVRLLQEQVPDKYVGALRYTDHELERVFTRLVREGLLRNTVVVVLGDHGRHEPVGSSDIERKAGHFASPLLIWMDESLRTPSTYRPRTVSTIASQVDVAPTLLALNGILPALGAFAGRDLTCLLVRDCLPDQVAYLTSVYDNLVGLASPDGLLLYSFSTESFQEATLNFEALSEHESGRRRRLAARDLELMALYEVANVALDSNRLWSWREFGARL